GCCAATAGTCTTAAGCGAGGACaatcttcgtctcaacatgagACGAGTCACCTCCTAGACTTGGACGATCGGTTCAGGCCAATGCTGACCCTTTGTCCATCCTAATTGACCCTTTGTCCTGTCCATTATGACATACGGAAATGGGCAAATTTGCTCCTGGCCCACTCAACAGGATCGGAAAAAAGCCCTAACAAATACGACGGCACAGATTGTATAACATCAGTCTTGAGTTTATTAAGGTATCAAAAATATATATTGTAACCTTTCTCAGTGAAAATCATCAGAGCGTCAAACTTAAGCTATAGTCGGACAGAGCGAGCCAGAGAGAGGGAAAGAAATCGTCTTCTTCGTCAGGGTTTCTGCTACACAAAAAATCCATGGCGAACCCTGATTTCGAGAGTAATGCTAGATGGAGAGACCTTGATAAGCTTCTCCTAAGACCTGGTAATCTCGTCAACGAAAACTTCGAACCTGGTCCTCAGGTAATCTGCTAAACCCttatttgtttaattttgttGATCATATTCTTACTTCTACAGTTTGTTTAACTCTGATATTCTTCTTTCGGTTGTAGTTGAGGAGTGATCTACAAGAATATGCAAGGGTATTAGTAGTCGGAGCAGGTGGATTGGGTTGTGAGCTTTTGAAAGATTTCGCATTGTCTGGATTCAGAAACTTAGAAGTTATTGATATGGATCGTATTGAGGTTACTAATCTTAATCGTCAATTCTTATTCAGGTAaccctatttttttttgttttgttgagaTACAGACATTTGAAGTTTTTAAGATAGAAACCCTAGGATGAACGATAGAGCAAAACATTGTTGTCATTAACTAGGCGCAGAATGTCTGGATTCTTTGATACTTGAATGTTTGAACTCTTGTTAGTTTATGGTTACTGTTATTGTTAATTAAGGGTGTCCACGGGAATAGTGTTGTTGACATACTTGAGGATGTGAATGTTATTCACATGGAACAGTTTGCTGATTAGTCTTTTATTTGAACCTGTAAACCAGAAGTAAGATAGTAGGATTTTGGAACTATTGTATAGGTTTTGTTTTGGGGTTCCTTGATACGAGTGCGTAGCTGACTGTTGAACCTAACTCCTTTTGTTTTACATGCTGTTCACATTCTTGAGAATTTTAATTGTTTGAAAATGTCGGTGAACATGGGACAGTTTTACTAGTGAATGTGCTTCAGTTAAGGTGTTCTGTTCTGCATGTGTGAGCCCccgttttttttttaacatgttgAGTTATCTCTAAGAACAATGTTGTTCACATTCTTGAGATTGTTCACAATGTTGTTCACATTCTTGAGAATTTAGATTGTCTGAAAACATCTGTTCGCATGGGATAGTTTGATCAATTATTGTGCTGTAGATTATTTGGTTTTTCCTTCAGCATTTCGGTTAAGGTGTTCTGTTCTTCATGCATGAGTAGTTTTACCAATTAGTGTGCTATAGATTATAGATTATATGGTTTTTGCTTCAGCATTTCGGTTAAGGTGTTCTGTTCTTCATGCATGAGCATGTAAGATGGATTGATGGATTGAAGTTGTTTATCACATTTCTCTTGATGGTGTTAATTATGAACCTTGGCGTAGGCTTCAAGATGTTGGAAGGCCAAAGGCTGAGGTTGCCGCACAACGAGTCATGGAAAGAGTTAGTGGTGTGAACATTGTCCCACATTTTTGCCGCATTGAAGATAAAGAAGTTGAGTTTTACAATGATTTCAATATTATTGCCCTCGGATTGGATTCTATCGAGGCTCGGAGCTACATAAATGCTGTAGCCTGTAGCTTTCTAGGTACGTCTACTTTACTTCTTTCATAGCGGTGAACTCAGCAACTTTCAGTGGTATTCTGATCCTTAGGTCTGCTTTCTTGTTTCGTAATTGATGAATCTCCAAATTACAAGTGTTATAGTTACACCTACTGCATACATTACTGCTCTCTGTATATTACCTTTAGTTGATGTAGTCTCCTTGGTTTTGGTTAATCTAGAATATGACTCTGAAGACAATCCAATTCAAGAGACTATGAAACCTATGGTTGATGGGGGAACTGAAGGTTTCAAAGGTCATGCAAGGGTTATTATGCCGGGTGTCACACCATGCTTTGAGTGCACCATTTGGCTGTTTCCTCCTCAAGTTAAATTCCCTCTATGCACATTAGCAGAAACCCCACGAACAGCTGCTCACTGTATTGAATATGCACATTTGATTAAATGGGATGAGGTAGTGTAAAATAGGTTCTCTCTTCCTTGTTCAATATTTGCTGGATAGTTTTTTAGTTCTGTCAGTGCCTTAAGATCAATATCTGTTTCAGGTAAACAGTGGGAAGGCGTTCGATGCAGATGACCCTGAACATATGCAGTGGATCTATTCAGAGGTTAGTAACCTGCATGATGATTTATTTATCATGTTATTCCTCTTGTTCTTCGACTTACCCTTTCTGAACATCCTGCACAGGCTACCAAGAGAGCTGAGCTTTTTGGCATTCCGGGGGTTACTTACTCTCTAACTCAGGTATATCGTATCCAAGTGATTTCATTCTCCTTGGTCCATCTCACTGTTTGGCTTTATTTACTAATTAACATTAACTACCTCTGACTAAACaattaaccatttttttttcttctgctgcTCCGTAGGGTGTTGTTAAGAACATCATTCCAGCCATTGCCTCAACAAATGCAATCATTTCAGCTGCGTGTGCACTAGAAGCCTTAAAACTTGCAACAGGGTGCAGCAAAACATTGTCAAATTATCTAACGTATGTCCAATTCTCTCTTACTTTAGTTTTTCAGTTTGGAAAGAGCTTTCTGAGGAATTAAGCGTAGTCTACAATGAAGATGATTTAACACAAAAAACAACGACATGAACAGAAATTGGAGACGATCTTTGCATATTTCTTGCATATTGAAAACCATGTATGCTTAGTTTTGCAAGTCAACAAAAGACCACTCACGTTAGTGGGGTTTTACTGCTTTAAAAGAAATATGTTGACAATCTTCATTTACCACACTCCTTTACATCTTTTGTAGGTATAATGGTCTTGAAGGCCTACACACTAAAGTGACCGAGTTTTTCAAGGATAAGGACTGTCTTGTGTGTGGTCCTGGCGTTCTTCTTGAGCTGGACACTTCAATTACATTACAAAAGGTTAGTTTATATATTCACTTAAACTGGTATTCTTAGCAGTATTTTCATTAGCTCAGCATTGTGTCATGTTTTTCTCAATGCTGGATTGATTAACATAAAAATTATTACTCTCATGAACTCTGAGTTCTCGTTAGATAAAATAAATCACTTCGTATGTCCCTGCAAGGACCAGATTTGGCTTTTGCTTATCTCGATTTATTATTGTGTCAACAGTTTATTGAACTTGTCGAGGAACACCCTAAGCTACTTCTAGCAAAAGCAAGTGTCACACACCGTGGCAAGAATTTGTACATGCAGGCTCCTCCAGTA
This DNA window, taken from Papaver somniferum cultivar HN1 chromosome 3, ASM357369v1, whole genome shotgun sequence, encodes the following:
- the LOC113357346 gene encoding NEDD8-activating enzyme E1 catalytic subunit-like, producing the protein MANPDFESNARWRDLDKLLLRPGNLVNENFEPGPQLRSDLQEYARVLVVGAGGLGCELLKDFALSGFRNLEVIDMDRIEVTNLNRQFLFRLQDVGRPKAEVAAQRVMERVSGVNIVPHFCRIEDKEVEFYNDFNIIALGLDSIEARSYINAVACSFLEYDSEDNPIQETMKPMVDGGTEGFKGHARVIMPGVTPCFECTIWLFPPQVKFPLCTLAETPRTAAHCIEYAHLIKWDEVNSGKAFDADDPEHMQWIYSEATKRAELFGIPGVTYSLTQGVVKNIIPAIASTNAIISAACALEALKLATGCSKTLSNYLTYNGLEGLHTKVTEFFKDKDCLVCGPGVLLELDTSITLQKFIELVEEHPKLLLAKASVTHRGKNLYMQAPPVLEEMTRSNLNLPLYDLMDKTPKDVIHITGMVSKNDKKTSCLRKLRVVFKGVDVVTEMDTAGGA